One Strix uralensis isolate ZFMK-TIS-50842 chromosome 9, bStrUra1, whole genome shotgun sequence DNA segment encodes these proteins:
- the PRKCI gene encoding protein kinase C iota type isoform X2 produces the protein MQRDIMITYFEPSISFEGLCSEVRDMCSFDNEQLFTMKWIDEEGDPCTVSSQLELEEAFRLYELNKDSELLIHVFPCVPERPGMPCPGEDKSIYRRGARRWRKLYCANGHTFQAKRFNRRAHCAICTDRIWGLGRQGYKCINCKLLVHKKCHKLVNTECGRHTLQPEPIMPMDPSSVHPDNVESVIPYNPSSHESLDHVGEEKEAMSIRESGKASSSLGLQDFDLLRVIGRGSYAKVLLVRLKKTERIYAMKVVKKELVNDDEDIDWVQTEKHVFEQASNHPFLVGLHSCFQTESRLFFVIEYVNGGDLMFHMQRQRKLPEEHARFYSAEISLALNYLHERGIIYRDLKLDNVLLDSEGHIKLTDYGMCKEGLRPGDTTSTFCGTPNYIAPEILRGEDYGFSVDWWALGVLMFEMMAGRSPFDIVGSSDNPDQNTEDYLFQVILEKQIRIPRSLSVKAAGVLKSFLNKDPKERLGCHPQTGFADIQGHPFFRNVDWDLMEQKQVVPPFKPNISGEFGLDNFDSQFTNEPVQLTPDDDDIVKKIDQSEFEGFEYINPLLMSAEECV, from the exons ATGCAAAG GGACATCATGATAACATATTTTGAACCTTCCATCTCATTCGAGGGACTGTGCAGTGAAGTTCGAGATATGTGCTCCTTTGACAATGAACAGCTTTTCACCATGAAATGGATTGATGAAGAAG GAGATCCATGTACAGTTTCTTCTCAGCTGGAGTTAGAAGAGGCCTTTCGGTTGTACGAACTAAACAAGGATTCAGAGCTTCTAATTCATG TATTTCCCTGCGTACCAGAACGGCCTGGCATGCCTTGTCCAGGAGAAGACA AATCCATTTATCGCCGAGGCGCCCGCCGGTGGCGAAAGCTCTATTGTGCAAATGGTCACACTTTCCAAGCCAAACGATTTAACAGG AGAGCTCATTGTGCCATCTGCACTGACCGAATATGGGGCCTGGGTCGCCAGGGATATAAATGCATCAACTGCAAACTCCTCGTTCACAAGAAGTGTCACAAACTTGTCAATACTGAATGTGGCCGTCATACACTACAACCA GAACCAATAATGCCTATGGATCCATCATCAGTGCATCCAGATAATGTAGAATCGG TGATTCCGTACAATCCCTCAAGTCACGAGAGCTTGGACCACGTTGGTGAAGAAAAAGAG GCAATGAGCATTAGAGAAAGTGGCAAAGCTTCCTCCAGCCTGGGTCTTCAGGATTTTGATTTGCTCCGAGTTATAGGAAGAGGCAGTTATGCTAAAGTACTGCTTGTTCGATTGAAGAAAACTGAACGCATTTATGCGATGAAAGTGGTGAAGAAAGAGCTCGTCAATGACGATGAG GATATTGATTGGGTTCAGACAGAGAAACACGTCTTTGAGCAGGCTTCAAATCATCCCTTTCTTGTTGGACTACACTCTTGCTTCCAGACAGAAAGCAG GTTATTCTTTGTTATAGAGTATGTAAATGGAGGAGATCTAATGTTTCATATGCAGAGGCAGAGAAAGCTGCCAGAGGAGCATGCCAG GTTTTATTCTGCTGAAATCAGTCTAGCGTTGAACTATTTACATGAACGAGGGATAATCTACAGAGATTTAAAGCTGGATAATGTGCTACTAGATTCTGAAGGGCATATTAAACTCACAGATTATGGCATGTGCAAG GAGGGTCTGAGGCCTGGTGACACAACCAGCACATTCTGTGGGACTCCAAACTATATTGCGCCTGAAATTCTCCGGGGAGAGGATTATG GCTTCAGCGTAGattggtgggcacttggtgtgCTTATGTTTGAAATGATGGCGGGCCGGTCGCCCTTTGATATCGTTGGGAGTTCTGACAATCCTGATCAGAACACAGAAGATTATCTTTTCCAAG taattttgGAAAAACAGATCCGAATTCCTCGATCCCTTTCTGTTAAAGCAGCAGGTGTTCTAAAGAGTTTCCTTAATAAG GATCCAAAGGAACGTTTAGGCTGCCATCCTCAAACAGGATTTGCAGATATCCAGGGACATCCATTCTTTCGCAATGTTGATTGGGATCTG ATGGAGCAAAAGCAAGTGGTGCCTCCATTTAAACCAAATATATCTGGAGAATTTGGTCTGGATAACTTTGATTCCCAATTCACCAATGAACCTGTGCAGCTCACTCCAGATGATGA TGATATTGTGAAGAAGATTGATCAATCTGAATTTGAAGGCTTTGAATATATAAATCCTCTCTTGATGTCAGCTGAGGAATGTGTCTGA
- the PRKCI gene encoding protein kinase C iota type isoform X1, with the protein MPTQRDSSGNSTMSAPGGGGGGLGGDSAHQVRVKAYYKGDIMITYFEPSISFEGLCSEVRDMCSFDNEQLFTMKWIDEEGDPCTVSSQLELEEAFRLYELNKDSELLIHVFPCVPERPGMPCPGEDKSIYRRGARRWRKLYCANGHTFQAKRFNRRAHCAICTDRIWGLGRQGYKCINCKLLVHKKCHKLVNTECGRHTLQPEPIMPMDPSSVHPDNVESVIPYNPSSHESLDHVGEEKEAMSIRESGKASSSLGLQDFDLLRVIGRGSYAKVLLVRLKKTERIYAMKVVKKELVNDDEDIDWVQTEKHVFEQASNHPFLVGLHSCFQTESRLFFVIEYVNGGDLMFHMQRQRKLPEEHARFYSAEISLALNYLHERGIIYRDLKLDNVLLDSEGHIKLTDYGMCKEGLRPGDTTSTFCGTPNYIAPEILRGEDYGFSVDWWALGVLMFEMMAGRSPFDIVGSSDNPDQNTEDYLFQVILEKQIRIPRSLSVKAAGVLKSFLNKDPKERLGCHPQTGFADIQGHPFFRNVDWDLMEQKQVVPPFKPNISGEFGLDNFDSQFTNEPVQLTPDDDDIVKKIDQSEFEGFEYINPLLMSAEECV; encoded by the exons GGACATCATGATAACATATTTTGAACCTTCCATCTCATTCGAGGGACTGTGCAGTGAAGTTCGAGATATGTGCTCCTTTGACAATGAACAGCTTTTCACCATGAAATGGATTGATGAAGAAG GAGATCCATGTACAGTTTCTTCTCAGCTGGAGTTAGAAGAGGCCTTTCGGTTGTACGAACTAAACAAGGATTCAGAGCTTCTAATTCATG TATTTCCCTGCGTACCAGAACGGCCTGGCATGCCTTGTCCAGGAGAAGACA AATCCATTTATCGCCGAGGCGCCCGCCGGTGGCGAAAGCTCTATTGTGCAAATGGTCACACTTTCCAAGCCAAACGATTTAACAGG AGAGCTCATTGTGCCATCTGCACTGACCGAATATGGGGCCTGGGTCGCCAGGGATATAAATGCATCAACTGCAAACTCCTCGTTCACAAGAAGTGTCACAAACTTGTCAATACTGAATGTGGCCGTCATACACTACAACCA GAACCAATAATGCCTATGGATCCATCATCAGTGCATCCAGATAATGTAGAATCGG TGATTCCGTACAATCCCTCAAGTCACGAGAGCTTGGACCACGTTGGTGAAGAAAAAGAG GCAATGAGCATTAGAGAAAGTGGCAAAGCTTCCTCCAGCCTGGGTCTTCAGGATTTTGATTTGCTCCGAGTTATAGGAAGAGGCAGTTATGCTAAAGTACTGCTTGTTCGATTGAAGAAAACTGAACGCATTTATGCGATGAAAGTGGTGAAGAAAGAGCTCGTCAATGACGATGAG GATATTGATTGGGTTCAGACAGAGAAACACGTCTTTGAGCAGGCTTCAAATCATCCCTTTCTTGTTGGACTACACTCTTGCTTCCAGACAGAAAGCAG GTTATTCTTTGTTATAGAGTATGTAAATGGAGGAGATCTAATGTTTCATATGCAGAGGCAGAGAAAGCTGCCAGAGGAGCATGCCAG GTTTTATTCTGCTGAAATCAGTCTAGCGTTGAACTATTTACATGAACGAGGGATAATCTACAGAGATTTAAAGCTGGATAATGTGCTACTAGATTCTGAAGGGCATATTAAACTCACAGATTATGGCATGTGCAAG GAGGGTCTGAGGCCTGGTGACACAACCAGCACATTCTGTGGGACTCCAAACTATATTGCGCCTGAAATTCTCCGGGGAGAGGATTATG GCTTCAGCGTAGattggtgggcacttggtgtgCTTATGTTTGAAATGATGGCGGGCCGGTCGCCCTTTGATATCGTTGGGAGTTCTGACAATCCTGATCAGAACACAGAAGATTATCTTTTCCAAG taattttgGAAAAACAGATCCGAATTCCTCGATCCCTTTCTGTTAAAGCAGCAGGTGTTCTAAAGAGTTTCCTTAATAAG GATCCAAAGGAACGTTTAGGCTGCCATCCTCAAACAGGATTTGCAGATATCCAGGGACATCCATTCTTTCGCAATGTTGATTGGGATCTG ATGGAGCAAAAGCAAGTGGTGCCTCCATTTAAACCAAATATATCTGGAGAATTTGGTCTGGATAACTTTGATTCCCAATTCACCAATGAACCTGTGCAGCTCACTCCAGATGATGA TGATATTGTGAAGAAGATTGATCAATCTGAATTTGAAGGCTTTGAATATATAAATCCTCTCTTGATGTCAGCTGAGGAATGTGTCTGA
- the PRKCI gene encoding protein kinase C iota type isoform X3 — MYFPAYQNGLACLVQEKTRAHCAICTDRIWGLGRQGYKCINCKLLVHKKCHKLVNTECGRHTLQPEPIMPMDPSSVHPDNVESVIPYNPSSHESLDHVGEEKEAMSIRESGKASSSLGLQDFDLLRVIGRGSYAKVLLVRLKKTERIYAMKVVKKELVNDDEDIDWVQTEKHVFEQASNHPFLVGLHSCFQTESRLFFVIEYVNGGDLMFHMQRQRKLPEEHARFYSAEISLALNYLHERGIIYRDLKLDNVLLDSEGHIKLTDYGMCKEGLRPGDTTSTFCGTPNYIAPEILRGEDYGFSVDWWALGVLMFEMMAGRSPFDIVGSSDNPDQNTEDYLFQVILEKQIRIPRSLSVKAAGVLKSFLNKDPKERLGCHPQTGFADIQGHPFFRNVDWDLMEQKQVVPPFKPNISGEFGLDNFDSQFTNEPVQLTPDDDDIVKKIDQSEFEGFEYINPLLMSAEECV, encoded by the exons ATG TATTTCCCTGCGTACCAGAACGGCCTGGCATGCCTTGTCCAGGAGAAGACA AGAGCTCATTGTGCCATCTGCACTGACCGAATATGGGGCCTGGGTCGCCAGGGATATAAATGCATCAACTGCAAACTCCTCGTTCACAAGAAGTGTCACAAACTTGTCAATACTGAATGTGGCCGTCATACACTACAACCA GAACCAATAATGCCTATGGATCCATCATCAGTGCATCCAGATAATGTAGAATCGG TGATTCCGTACAATCCCTCAAGTCACGAGAGCTTGGACCACGTTGGTGAAGAAAAAGAG GCAATGAGCATTAGAGAAAGTGGCAAAGCTTCCTCCAGCCTGGGTCTTCAGGATTTTGATTTGCTCCGAGTTATAGGAAGAGGCAGTTATGCTAAAGTACTGCTTGTTCGATTGAAGAAAACTGAACGCATTTATGCGATGAAAGTGGTGAAGAAAGAGCTCGTCAATGACGATGAG GATATTGATTGGGTTCAGACAGAGAAACACGTCTTTGAGCAGGCTTCAAATCATCCCTTTCTTGTTGGACTACACTCTTGCTTCCAGACAGAAAGCAG GTTATTCTTTGTTATAGAGTATGTAAATGGAGGAGATCTAATGTTTCATATGCAGAGGCAGAGAAAGCTGCCAGAGGAGCATGCCAG GTTTTATTCTGCTGAAATCAGTCTAGCGTTGAACTATTTACATGAACGAGGGATAATCTACAGAGATTTAAAGCTGGATAATGTGCTACTAGATTCTGAAGGGCATATTAAACTCACAGATTATGGCATGTGCAAG GAGGGTCTGAGGCCTGGTGACACAACCAGCACATTCTGTGGGACTCCAAACTATATTGCGCCTGAAATTCTCCGGGGAGAGGATTATG GCTTCAGCGTAGattggtgggcacttggtgtgCTTATGTTTGAAATGATGGCGGGCCGGTCGCCCTTTGATATCGTTGGGAGTTCTGACAATCCTGATCAGAACACAGAAGATTATCTTTTCCAAG taattttgGAAAAACAGATCCGAATTCCTCGATCCCTTTCTGTTAAAGCAGCAGGTGTTCTAAAGAGTTTCCTTAATAAG GATCCAAAGGAACGTTTAGGCTGCCATCCTCAAACAGGATTTGCAGATATCCAGGGACATCCATTCTTTCGCAATGTTGATTGGGATCTG ATGGAGCAAAAGCAAGTGGTGCCTCCATTTAAACCAAATATATCTGGAGAATTTGGTCTGGATAACTTTGATTCCCAATTCACCAATGAACCTGTGCAGCTCACTCCAGATGATGA TGATATTGTGAAGAAGATTGATCAATCTGAATTTGAAGGCTTTGAATATATAAATCCTCTCTTGATGTCAGCTGAGGAATGTGTCTGA